The sequence CTCGCTCAGTCACAAAGTAGACGTTCAGCGCATGGTGACAGAAAAAGTGTCCAATTTTTCTTCTGATAAGCTGGAAAATATTCTGAACGCGATAATGAAGAAGGAGTTTTTCTTCGTAGAGATCATCGGGGGTGTACTGGGATTTATTATAGGTCTTTTGCAAGTGTTGCTTACCCTCATAAGTTAAGGCAATAAACACTTGAATATTCTTGACCAGCTAGATTTCATGCCCTAATTTCGTATAGACATTCAGAATAAATGTTATTTAATTCTTTTGAATTTTTACTATTCTTTCCAGTAGTAACGCTTATATATTTTCTATTACCCCCAAAATACAGGTGGTTTCATCTGTTAGCGGCCAGCTGTTATTTCTACATGGCCTTTATCCCGGTCTACATCCTTATACTTTTCTTCACTATTGTCATCGACTATTTTGCCGGTATCCTGATCGAAAACACTACCCATCAAAAACGAAAATGGTGGCTGGTAATGAGCCTAATGGCTAATGTCGGTGTCTTGGCCTATTTCAAATACTACAACTTTTTCATTGATAATATCAACACTGCTTTCAATCTGCAAGGAGATAGTGGATTTTCCTTTCTCGGTATCATTCTACCGATAGGGCTTTCTTTTCACACTTTTCAGGCGATGAGCTATACAATCGAAGTATACCGCGGCAACCAGAAGGCGGAAAGACATTTCGGTATCTATGCCTTGTACGTGATGTTCTATCCACAACTGGTGGCGGGCCCAATTGAAAGACCGCAAAACGTCATTCATCAATTGAAAGAAAAACACAGTTTCGACTATGGTCGTGCCGTAAGCTCAATGCAGATAATCTTGTGGGGATTGGTAAAAAAAATACTGATCGCCGATAGGTTGGCTATAGTTGTAAATGAAGTATACCGCCCGGGCACTACATATAGTGGTAGTGCATATCTAGTTGCTACTATATTTTTCGCCGTACAGATCTACTGCGATTTCTCCGGCTACTCAGATATCGCAATTGGTACGGCGCGGATACTTGGTATAGATCTGATGAAGAATTTTGACACGCCTTACTTTTCAAAGTCAGTAACCGAATTCTGGCGTCGATGGCACATTTCGTTATCTACCTGGTTTCGCGACTATGTCTATATACCTTTAGGTGGCAGCAAAAAGGGCAAGTTTAGATGGTACTTTAACCTCCTTTTCGTATTCCTGATAAGTGGTCTTTGGCATGGTGCCAATTGGACATTTGTGATCTGGGGAGGTTTGTTGGGATTTGCTCTTGTCATTGAAGCAATTACGCGAAAGTTTCGTGGCCGTATGGCGGAAAGGCTACCTGCAGGTTTATTTAATTCCGCATCACGACTGATAACGCTCTCTTTTATTTGTTTAACATGGATATTTTTCCGGGCAGGCAACGTCACCCAGGCTACAGATATCGTAGCCACCATTTTTTCTTTTAGCCCCGATTATTTTAAACTCACTAATGTAAACCTCGGAGGCGTCAGTTATTTGGGTGTTCCGCAATGGCAATTGGTCGCTTGTTTGTTGTTGATCGTAAGTTTGTTCACCATAGAGTGGCTTTACAAGGAATATGGACTTAAGAATTGGTTGGAGCAGAAGCCGACATATATTCGATGGGGGGCATACTATGCTATGATTATTTTCCTGCTGCTGTTTGGCGCCTTTACCACTAATGAATTCATTTATTTTCAATTCTGATGTCGAAGAAGCAGTTTATAAAAAGTTTGCTCTTTTTCTCCCTTCTGGGAATGATGCTCTTTGTTCTGCACTTTGTAGTTGTATTTGGAGCCAAACACTCTCAATCAGGTAGAATTGGCAAGATCAATGAGCTGATGCTGCACAAAATCGATAAGGAGGTGGTTATCTTCGGCGCATCAGAAGGTGAAACCGGCATTGCTGCGCCAATTCTAGAAAAGAAACTAGGCAAGCCTACGTTTAATCTTGCAATGGATGGCTCTAGTATATCGCAGTTCGGAGATCTGATAAATGAATATAATAGCTACAGCAAAAAAGGACACTATGTAATATTGGCGTTAGGCGTTTTTTGCCTGCATGATCGCGAACTTCCCAAATCGCCTAATTGGTACTATCCATGGGCCGAGAATGGTTTTATTTCGACTAACTATCTATTAAACCGTACTCCCGAATTCAGGCGCTACAAAAATTTCCCCCCGTATGGTTTCATTGTTTTTAATGCAGGCCTGTATCGTTCCTCCTTTGATGGCTGGATATCTCTGTTTACTAACAGGAACGAAAATACATGCTATGAGGGTAACGGATGGATGCCCTATAACTTAACCTGGGGACAAAACAACACACTGCAACAGTTGACCATGCAACATGTTTTTCTGAATGAAAACATATTTACTCAATACAGGAAGGTGGTAGAAAACCTGAATGCCAAGGGAAGGAAAGTGATTTTAGTCTTTATGCCTTCATGGAAAGGGGCACGTAGCTATTACGACGGTTACGACAAACTGATAACAAAGTTCAAGTCGCTGGAAGGAGACCACAATGTATTTCTCGACTACTCTAACGCCAACTTCTCAGCAAACAAGGATTACTTCTACAATTATACCCACCTTAACAAAAAAGGCGCGGAGCTTTTCACAGATACACTCGCTTCCGACATCGAAAAAGTGATCATAGCTGATGAGCAAAAAGCCATTTTGGTGAATGATGGCAAAAATAACTAATGACAAATTTGGACGGCCACAACATATTGAGATACAGTATTGACCAATATCAGTTTTCAATTGTTGTAAAAGCTGCTTAATGTCGTAATTTTGAAACCAAATTGTGACTAATGCCACATTACTATTCGCTTGGTAATATTCCACACAAACGTCATACGCAGTTCCGTAGGCCGGATGGGAAACTTTATTCAGAACAACTTTTCAGCACAGAAGGCTTCTCTTCGGATTACACACTTTTATACCATATCTATCCACCAACCCAGATCATTCGGGTTGAAGAACCGATAGATGTAAAGCCCAAACAGGCTACTGACAATATTCTTAAACACAGGAGTTATCAAGGCTTTAGTGTTAAGCAGGCTTCAGATTACCTGGAAAGCCGTAAGGTGGTATTGTTCAACAGCGATGTACAGATTTCGCTAGCAGGCCCGCAAGGCGGAACTAACAACTATTTTTACAAAAACGCCGATGCCGACGAAGTGATCTTTATCCATGAGGGATCTGGAACACTTAAAACGCAATATGGTAAAATACCTTTCAGCTACGGCGACTATGTAGTCGTACCAAGGGGAACTATTTACCAGATCGAATTCAATACACCCGACAACAGGTTATTCATTGTAGAATCGTTTGGACCGATCGCTTTTCCAAAACGATACCTGAGTCGTTATGGACAATTGCTTGAGCACGCACCGTTTTGCGAAAGGGATATACGGAAACCACAAGATATTGAAGCGATCGACCAGACCGGTGAGTTTCTTATCAAAGTAAAAAAGAAGGGCCTTCAATATAACTTCTGGTATGCTAATCATCCGTTCGACGTAGTTGGCTGGGATGGTTGTGATTATCCTTATGCGATAAGCATACACGATTTCGAACCTATTACTGGACGTGTTCACCAGCCACCGCCAGTGCACCAAACCTTCGATGGGCATAACTTTGTAATCTGCTCATTTGTGCCAAGGTTATATGATTATCATCCGGAATCGATCCCAGCTCCGTACAACCACAGCAATATCGATAGTGACGAGGTGCTTTACTATGTTGATGGCGACTTTATGAGTCGTAAGCACGTTACCAGGGGAATGATCACTTTGCACCCGGCAGGCATTCCACACGGACCGCATCCAGGCGCGGTGGAAAAAAGCATCGGCGCAAAAGAAACTAAAGAGCTTGCTGTAATGGTGGACACTTTCCATCCATTATTTATGACGCAAGATGCCCAGGCTATCGAAGATCAGAACTATGTAATGAGCTGGGCTGAATAATTTTTTGATCCTTTTTAAACAATAAAAGAAATGGAACAACTTACAGTAAGTGAAAAAATGAAGCAGGCCCAGGACTTCCTGCCTATCAATGGTACAGACCATATCGAGATGTATGTAGGAAATGCCAAACAGGCTGCACATTTCTATAAAACCGCCTTCGGCTTCCAGTCGCTGGCCTATGCTGGCCCTGAAACCGGTGTGCGTGATACAGCATCTTATGTACTGCAGCAAGGGAAGATCCGCCTGGTGCTTACCACTCCCCTTCGCTCGAATCACCCCATTTCTGAGCATATTTTCAAACATGGAGACGGGGTTAAAATATTAGCTCTGTGGGTTGACGATGCCTATAAAGCATTTGAAGAAACTACCAAACGTGGTGCTAAAGTATATATGGAGCCTGTAACTAAAAGTGATGAACACGGCGAAGTGCGTATGTCAGGCATCTATACATATGGTGAGACCGTTCACCTGTTTGTAGAAAGGAAAAACTATACAGGACCATTCCTTCCAGGCTTTAAAACATGGGACAGCAGCTACCAACCTGAAGACGTTGGCCTGTTGTACGTTGACCACTGCGTAGGTAATGTAGGCTGGAACCGTATGAACGAGACTGTAAAATGGTACGAAGACATTATGGGCTTCAGCAACATTCTTACATTCGATGACAAACAGATCAACACTGAGTATTCTGCCCTGATGAGTAAGGTAATGAGCAACGGTAACGGCTACGTAAAGTTCCCGATCAACGAGCCTGCAGAAGGTAAAAAGAAATCACAGATCGAAGAATACCTGGAGTTTTACGAAGGCGAAGGCGTTCAACACATTGCCGTTGCTACCAACGACATCATTGGCACTGTTCGCAAGCTGAAAGCACGTGGCGTTGAATTCCTGAATACGCCGGATACTTACTACGAAGACTTGTTCGCAAGGGTTGGCAAAATCGACGAGGACATCGCACCACTCCACGAGCTGAAGATCCTGGTAGATCGTGACGAGGAAGGTTATCTGCTACAGATCTTCACCAAACCGGTTGAAGACCGGCCTACCTTGTTTTTTGAGATCATCCAGCGTAAAGGAGCTAAGAGTTTTGGAGCAGGTAATTTCAAAGCGCTTTTTGAATCAATCGAGCGCGAGCAAGAGAAACGAGGCAATCTATAATTGACATATTTTCGTCATATCAAAAAACCTCTAAATATTTTTAGAGGTTTTTTGCTTTTGGCCAACCGCCCGGTTAATTTCATAGTCTACTAATTGAACCTTTTTATTCATCCTAAATTAGACCTATGAGAAACCTTTTACTTACCTCCCTGCTATGCGCTTCAGCCGCGGCAGCAAATGCACAATGCTCTCTTACCGCAAATTTTACCGGCACCACAGGAAGCCAACCCACGACGGTTATTATCACCAACTCCACAACAGTTATTAATGCGCCCTCAAACTCAATGCGGGTGGATTTCTTACGGTTTTCGAATGGGTCTACAGCATATGTAGGATCTTCCGGCGCTATCGTTGTAAATGCACCGTTATGCGGGTCGCAAAGTGCTACGCTCATTGCTAAACTTGTAGATAGTAGTACACAACAGGTTTTATGCATCGATTCCATAACTAAAACCATAACGGCCAACTGCCCCCCATGTTATTCCACATTTACAAAAGTAAACGGAGCCAATGGTCTGGTAACTTTTACGGCAAACAACCTTGCTAATACCCCTGGCATCACCTATACATGGGTATTTGGCGATGGTACATCCGCAACCGGCTCTCCAGTTTCACATGTTTATCCAACCAATGGTTCATTCATAGTCAAACTGATCTCATCAGCAAGCTCCGTGCCTTGTATCGATTCTACCACCAGTTCGGTTTATATTACCAATAAGGTGGGATGCCAGTCTACCATCTCAAAAACTTACTATGCCAACGGCATCGTAACATTTTCGGCAACTACATCGGGCGGCAATGCGGGTAAAACTTATACATGGCAGTTCGGCGACGGAAGTTCCGGCACGGGAAATCCGATTACACACCAGTATGTCGCTAACGGCACCTATTCTGTAACTCTGTCAACAACATCTTCATCTTGTTTCGACTCGACCAATACTACCGCAGTTATTACCAACAAACAAACGCCATCAAACTGGATTACAGGCATGATCATAGGTGATAGTACAGCTTCGGATACTTTCAAAGTATGGCTCATTCAATTCGATTCAACTACCAATAATCTCTATGCCGTAGACTCACAAGTTGTTGCAAATGGCTTCACCAGCTATGCTCAATATAATTTCATAAATAAACCAAATGGCGCGTACCGCGTTAAAGCACATCAACTTGATGGCCCGACAAGCGGCACTGGATACCTTCCGACTTATCACCTCAATAGCCTTTACTGGAATACAGCTTCTGTTATCTACCATATGGGAGGCGCCACAGCTGGTAAGAATATTTTGATGCAAACGGGTACTGTAACAAGCGGCCCTGGCTTTGTGGGTGGTAATGTTACCCTGGGTGCCAATAAAGGTACTAGCAATGGTATCGCAGGTCAGTTGATATTCGTACGCGACAATAACGACCAAGTCATCGCCATGACATATACCGACAACAATGGAGACTACCTGTTCCAAAACCTTCCGCTTGGCACTTACAGCATCTATCCTGAAGATGGCGGGTACACTACTACCCCTGCTTCTATCACACTTACCAATCTTATGAAAGGCACTCAGAATATTCATTTTGAAAAGCATGAAGTAGCACATACTATCACTCCTAAACCTACTTCGGTAAGCCAGGTAACCGAGAACCGCAGCTTCAAAATTTATCCTAATCCAACCAATGGCTTTTTGTACATCGATCTGGCTACTCGTGTTAAAGCCTCTGTTTCCATTTCGGACGTTACAGGCAAAAGGGTTTACAAACAGGAGCTTTCTGGCAATGGTTCTCAACAAACCATAGATATTAATCACTTACGTGCAGGCCAATACATCATTACCGTTGAGGCTGCTGGCAAGCATTACACGCAAAAGTTCGTTCTTGAGAAATAATTTCATATTTATAATGTATAAGAAAAAAAGGGGCAATGCATTGCCCCTTTTTTCATGCGTTTTAAGAAAACTTTTTGAAAGGGAAAATTTAACTTTGTAAAGATCACCTGCATAATAATCAGGCAGGTGGTCAGGGTAAACTTTATATTCTTCATTATGATGAAAGCAGGAAAACTGTTGCGCAGTTTGGTGTTGGGTACGGTGGCTATGTTTGCTTCCGCAGTTTCTTATGGACAGGACGACGTACAGACGTTCCGGAACTTCCAGTTTTCGTTCAACCGCGTATCGCAGGCCTGGACAAAGACAAATGACACCTTGCAGAAGTTGTTCAGACAGCAAGGCTTGTCTTACCCACCTTCGGATATCTACATCCGTACCTTTAAAGCTCAAAATGAAATGGAGCTTTGGGCGCGTGATAATGATACTGCTGAGTACAAACTCGTTAAGAACTACAGGATATGCGCTTTGTCGGGCATTTTGGGACCAAAGCGCGTAGAAGGCGATCGCCAGGTACCCGAAGGCCTGTATTTCATTGAAGACTTTAACCCTAAGAGCGACTTCCACCTGTCGATGCTGCTGAACTACCCCAACTATTCTGATATGGTGCTGGGCGACAAAGCAAAGCCAGGTGGCGATATCTACATTCACGGAGGCTGTGTAACCGTAGGTTGCATGCCTATGACCGATGGTGTGATACAGGAGCTATATACGTTGTGCCTGAACGCCAAGCTTTCTGGACAGACATACATCCCGGTTCATATCTTCCCGACAAGGTTTACCAAGACAGGCCTTAACTTTTTGGGCACTGCCTATGCCGGCGACGACGCCAAACAACGCTTCTGGGTAAACCTGAAGTCCGGTTACGACTATTTTGAAAGGTATCACCGTATTCAGCCTGTTATGTACACGCCCGACGGCAAGTACGTACTTCAGAACAACTAATGCCATTTGACGGTTTATCCATATTTTTGCGCCGTCATTCTTATTTATGCTCAAACTCATTTTCAACAGCAATGCCTTCAAGTTTTCAGGTATTGCTGTTGTTCTTTTTATAGTTACTCTGCTCGTTTCGTGCGAGAAAGATGTTGATATCAAGCTGCAGGACGGCCAGGCCCGCCTTGTAGTTGAAGGCAGTATCGAAACAGGCCAGCCACCATTTATTTTACTTACCAAGTCCATAGGCTATTTTGCTAAGATCGACCTGACTACCCTGCAGAACAGTTTTGTACATGGCGCTGAAGTGACCCTGTCTGATGGCAACCGTACAGTGAAACTGAGAGAGTATTCGTTTGATACCAGTGGCCTTGGTAACAAGTTCAGCTTCTATTCTATCGATACGTCGTCTCTGGATAACTTCATGATTGGCGAGGTAGAGAAGTACTATACGCTGACCATCAAATTTGAAGGCCAGACCTATACGTCTACCACCAAGATCCCTAGCCCAACCAGGCTTGATTCCGTGATCAGTGCCATACCGCCTTTTATTCCGGAAAACAACCCCGACGTTCGCTTTATCAAGGTGTTTTTCAAGGAGCCCGATACTGCAGGTAACTTTGTGCGCTACTTTACCAGCCGCAACGGACAGCGGTTCTACCCCGGTCTCAACTCTGTATATACCGATGAATTCATCAACGGTACTTACTTCGAAACGCCACTGTCTGGCGGTGAAGACCGGAACAGCACCGTTGGCCGCGATAGCCTCGGTTTCTTCTATCCGGGTGATACGGTGGTTCTTAAATGGGCAGCTATCGACAAAAAGGTTTACGAGTTCTATAACACCTTTGAGTACGCCATTGGAACGCTGGGAAGCCCGTTCGCTACACCCATTAGTGTAAAATCGAATATCAGCAATGGCGCGCTGGGCGTGTGGGCTGGCTACGGAACCTACCTGGATACGGTAGTTATTAAGTAGTTTTCCACGTTTATACCCAAATAAGCAATTGCTAACCAAAACACTGCGGAATTTTTCGCAAATTTGTTGTCCTGTTTTATAATAAGATATCATGGCTGAAATAGAAAAAGTACACTGTCTGATCATTGGTTCCGGTCCTGCCGGCTATACCGCTGCTATATATGCATCTCGCGCTAACCTGAAACCTGTGCTCTACCAGGGTCTGCAACCGGGTGGCCAGCTTACCATCACTACCGATGTAGAGAACTACCCCGGCTACCCTGAAGGTATCATGGGCCCGCAGATGATGATCGATTTTGAAAAACAAGCACAACGCATGGGCGCTGATATCCGCTGGGGTATGGCTACCAAGGTAGACTTCACCAATCGTCCGTACAAAGTGGAGATAGATGAAGAGAAATGGATCGAGGCTGACTCTGTGATCATAGCTACCGGTGCATCGGCTAAATGGCTGGGCCTGCCTTCTGAGCAACGTCTGAATGGCCATGGCGTTTCTGCATGCGCAGTTTGTGATGGCTTCTTCTTCAAAAACCAGGAAGTGGCTATTGTAGGCGCCGGCGATACAGCATGCGAAGAAGCTCTGTACCTGTCTAAACTGTGCAGCACCGTACACATGCTTGTACGTCGCGACGAGATGCGCGCCAGCAAAGTGATGCAACAACGCGTGTTCAACACCCCGAACATCAAAGTATATTGGAATACCGATACTTTGGAAGTACTTGGCGAGAACAAAGTAGACGCCATTAAAGTGGTGAACAACCATACCAACGAAGAAACTACCATACCTGTAAAAGCATTTTTCGTAGCCATAGGCCACCAGCCAAACTCTGACCTGTTCAAGGGCTGGCTGGATATGGACGAAGCGGGATACCTTATTACACAACCAGGTACGTCTAAGACGAACATTGAAGGTGTATTTGCCTGCGGCGATGTTCAGGATAAGATATACCGCCAGGCGGTGACTGCTGCTGGTAGCGGCTGTACGGCAGCCCTCGATGCTGAGCGCTACCTAGGTGCGCTGGAGCATGCTCATATGGAGCAGCAACAGGCAACTGCCTAAGGAAGTTATTCGCATCGCTTCATGATTTCAATGGCATGCTCATGAACTCGCTGCGCTCGGTTGTTGTCGTTTGTTGTCGATTTTCATGACGACACT comes from Polluticoccus soli and encodes:
- a CDS encoding MBOAT family O-acyltransferase, which codes for MAFIPVYILILFFTIVIDYFAGILIENTTHQKRKWWLVMSLMANVGVLAYFKYYNFFIDNINTAFNLQGDSGFSFLGIILPIGLSFHTFQAMSYTIEVYRGNQKAERHFGIYALYVMFYPQLVAGPIERPQNVIHQLKEKHSFDYGRAVSSMQIILWGLVKKILIADRLAIVVNEVYRPGTTYSGSAYLVATIFFAVQIYCDFSGYSDIAIGTARILGIDLMKNFDTPYFSKSVTEFWRRWHISLSTWFRDYVYIPLGGSKKGKFRWYFNLLFVFLISGLWHGANWTFVIWGGLLGFALVIEAITRKFRGRMAERLPAGLFNSASRLITLSFICLTWIFFRAGNVTQATDIVATIFSFSPDYFKLTNVNLGGVSYLGVPQWQLVACLLLIVSLFTIEWLYKEYGLKNWLEQKPTYIRWGAYYAMIIFLLLFGAFTTNEFIYFQF
- a CDS encoding homogentisate 1,2-dioxygenase — translated: MPHYYSLGNIPHKRHTQFRRPDGKLYSEQLFSTEGFSSDYTLLYHIYPPTQIIRVEEPIDVKPKQATDNILKHRSYQGFSVKQASDYLESRKVVLFNSDVQISLAGPQGGTNNYFYKNADADEVIFIHEGSGTLKTQYGKIPFSYGDYVVVPRGTIYQIEFNTPDNRLFIVESFGPIAFPKRYLSRYGQLLEHAPFCERDIRKPQDIEAIDQTGEFLIKVKKKGLQYNFWYANHPFDVVGWDGCDYPYAISIHDFEPITGRVHQPPPVHQTFDGHNFVICSFVPRLYDYHPESIPAPYNHSNIDSDEVLYYVDGDFMSRKHVTRGMITLHPAGIPHGPHPGAVEKSIGAKETKELAVMVDTFHPLFMTQDAQAIEDQNYVMSWAE
- the hppD gene encoding 4-hydroxyphenylpyruvate dioxygenase, with translation MEQLTVSEKMKQAQDFLPINGTDHIEMYVGNAKQAAHFYKTAFGFQSLAYAGPETGVRDTASYVLQQGKIRLVLTTPLRSNHPISEHIFKHGDGVKILALWVDDAYKAFEETTKRGAKVYMEPVTKSDEHGEVRMSGIYTYGETVHLFVERKNYTGPFLPGFKTWDSSYQPEDVGLLYVDHCVGNVGWNRMNETVKWYEDIMGFSNILTFDDKQINTEYSALMSKVMSNGNGYVKFPINEPAEGKKKSQIEEYLEFYEGEGVQHIAVATNDIIGTVRKLKARGVEFLNTPDTYYEDLFARVGKIDEDIAPLHELKILVDRDEEGYLLQIFTKPVEDRPTLFFEIIQRKGAKSFGAGNFKALFESIEREQEKRGNL
- a CDS encoding PKD domain-containing protein, with the translated sequence MRNLLLTSLLCASAAAANAQCSLTANFTGTTGSQPTTVIITNSTTVINAPSNSMRVDFLRFSNGSTAYVGSSGAIVVNAPLCGSQSATLIAKLVDSSTQQVLCIDSITKTITANCPPCYSTFTKVNGANGLVTFTANNLANTPGITYTWVFGDGTSATGSPVSHVYPTNGSFIVKLISSASSVPCIDSTTSSVYITNKVGCQSTISKTYYANGIVTFSATTSGGNAGKTYTWQFGDGSSGTGNPITHQYVANGTYSVTLSTTSSSCFDSTNTTAVITNKQTPSNWITGMIIGDSTASDTFKVWLIQFDSTTNNLYAVDSQVVANGFTSYAQYNFINKPNGAYRVKAHQLDGPTSGTGYLPTYHLNSLYWNTASVIYHMGGATAGKNILMQTGTVTSGPGFVGGNVTLGANKGTSNGIAGQLIFVRDNNDQVIAMTYTDNNGDYLFQNLPLGTYSIYPEDGGYTTTPASITLTNLMKGTQNIHFEKHEVAHTITPKPTSVSQVTENRSFKIYPNPTNGFLYIDLATRVKASVSISDVTGKRVYKQELSGNGSQQTIDINHLRAGQYIITVEAAGKHYTQKFVLEK
- a CDS encoding L,D-transpeptidase family protein; translation: MMKAGKLLRSLVLGTVAMFASAVSYGQDDVQTFRNFQFSFNRVSQAWTKTNDTLQKLFRQQGLSYPPSDIYIRTFKAQNEMELWARDNDTAEYKLVKNYRICALSGILGPKRVEGDRQVPEGLYFIEDFNPKSDFHLSMLLNYPNYSDMVLGDKAKPGGDIYIHGGCVTVGCMPMTDGVIQELYTLCLNAKLSGQTYIPVHIFPTRFTKTGLNFLGTAYAGDDAKQRFWVNLKSGYDYFERYHRIQPVMYTPDGKYVLQNN
- a CDS encoding DUF4249 family protein; protein product: MLKLIFNSNAFKFSGIAVVLFIVTLLVSCEKDVDIKLQDGQARLVVEGSIETGQPPFILLTKSIGYFAKIDLTTLQNSFVHGAEVTLSDGNRTVKLREYSFDTSGLGNKFSFYSIDTSSLDNFMIGEVEKYYTLTIKFEGQTYTSTTKIPSPTRLDSVISAIPPFIPENNPDVRFIKVFFKEPDTAGNFVRYFTSRNGQRFYPGLNSVYTDEFINGTYFETPLSGGEDRNSTVGRDSLGFFYPGDTVVLKWAAIDKKVYEFYNTFEYAIGTLGSPFATPISVKSNISNGALGVWAGYGTYLDTVVIK
- the trxB gene encoding thioredoxin-disulfide reductase; translated protein: MAEIEKVHCLIIGSGPAGYTAAIYASRANLKPVLYQGLQPGGQLTITTDVENYPGYPEGIMGPQMMIDFEKQAQRMGADIRWGMATKVDFTNRPYKVEIDEEKWIEADSVIIATGASAKWLGLPSEQRLNGHGVSACAVCDGFFFKNQEVAIVGAGDTACEEALYLSKLCSTVHMLVRRDEMRASKVMQQRVFNTPNIKVYWNTDTLEVLGENKVDAIKVVNNHTNEETTIPVKAFFVAIGHQPNSDLFKGWLDMDEAGYLITQPGTSKTNIEGVFACGDVQDKIYRQAVTAAGSGCTAALDAERYLGALEHAHMEQQQATA